The Vespula vulgaris chromosome 2, iyVesVulg1.1, whole genome shotgun sequence genome has a segment encoding these proteins:
- the LOC127072390 gene encoding LOW QUALITY PROTEIN: uncharacterized protein LOC127072390 (The sequence of the model RefSeq protein was modified relative to this genomic sequence to represent the inferred CDS: substituted 1 base at 1 genomic stop codon): MDNYKNTKSREILPIACPDVTLSTRFSNVGTMELNMDKVEIREAKREDCFAIRTLIQELADYEKMPNEPKIDYKTLERDGFDTKHPLFICYVATVDQQIIGYALAYYTYSTWGGRAMYLEDLYITPNFRRKRIGIKLLKTIAKKAKNNDCCRLDFAVLKWNPAQEFYKSIGAINLTEETGWHQYRLTKAVLEKLATNMDNSNYSRKEDFKLLTKKKSIARSNWGGYALDIQLWEDEESPVIKMRYMDDVSFDNLEKDGIFSDRLIGLGSSFLTKSPECGLYILAKCVMRRMSLTDITVLYYHRYLQYIDLAYNNLTNLMPLSGIPYLMYLNASHNKLIDVLNFTPPWYLTYVNLSNNHITEMCDLSSFWSIVRLDLSYNEIEVIFGLHNLKYLQYLNMSYNLIKYIENLDNLNIKELNLEGNCITSYRYTKLGSNMKSLINLRTIILGYNKLSSLNFLKDACSLRFVDLKFNKIMDLLEVSKLKGSIFEIDLRGNACTKWPNYRNVILFSIPSIMFIDGVEASITEKISAATIFAPSLSLMTSRNITKLTLLEYLSTPKIDSHVIAYDKIRPPLLILTGPSGVKKRKLSLHISRVIPNKIKYCKWYTTKQSKTGEDEDKSFIFVKREDFNEIACSGNFLGIQDLLGNSYGFHMNEIASLITEQKIGITPADLHTTMQICNRYLNVKPILVIINDITQHQSQIENKFDIYTWIQDSIGDLLAINIGKHTFVKEESRNSILNFVVTIIDEVKKKIIYYLLIIYYIINSLELPGYSMFVRPQDYGATTTDIIYESKLILPKLIKIQEQNDIYRQFNDLKYENLXILLDEESNIIINNKKRRTLLCHYKKYDKIFTDDDSNDTISSEDTLLISVILHSLKIINFASNNFCLCMQQCEDNNIEKSENLKRMFVELVLQTRKIYLEHHEKNPGFFSLVVIYIYIHPIQYVPVLKYLISSNILQRTLILLY, encoded by the exons ATGGATAACTATAAAAATACTAAGTCTAGAGAGATTTTACCAATAGCATGTCCTGATGTCACTTTAAGTACGCGATTTTCAAATGTAGGAACAATG GAACTAAATATGGATAAAGTAGAAATACGTGAAGCTAAACGTGAAGATTGTTTTGCTATAAGAACTTTAatacaa GAACTAGCTGATTATGAGAAGATGCCTAATGAACCAAAGATcgattataaaa ctTTAGAACGAGATGGGTTTGATACAAAGcatcctttatttatttgctaTGTAGCAACAGTTGATCAACAAATAATAGGTTATGCATTAGCATATTATACTTATTCAACATGGGGTGGAAGAGCTATGTATTTGGAAGATCTTTATATTACACctaattttcgaagaaaacgtATTGGCATTAAACTTTTAAAGACTATTGCAAAA aaagcaaaaaataatgattgcTGCAGGTTAGATTTTGCAGTGCTCAAATGGAACCCAGCACAAGagttttataaaagtattggCGCTATTAATTTAACAGAAGAAACGGGATGGCATCAATATCGTTTAACAAAAGCAGTTCTGGAAAAATTGGCAACTAAT atggataattcaaattattcacgaaaagaagatttcaaattattgacaaaaaagaaaagcattgCTAGAAGTAATTGGGGTGGATATGCTTTAGACATACAATTATGGGAAGATGAGGAATCACCTGTCATCAAAATGAGATATATGGATGATGTTTCATTTGATAACTTAGAAAAGGATGGTATTTTCTCTGATAGATTAATAGGACTTGGATCTTCATTCTTAACAAAATCACCAGAATGTGGACTTTATATTTTAGCAAAATGCGTTATGAGAAGGATg tcaCTTACAGATATCActgttttatattatcatcggTATCTGCAATACATTGATTTGGCATATAACAATCTTACAAATTTAATGCCACTAAGTGGGATTCCTTATTTGATGTATTTAAATGCATCACATAATAAACTCATAGATGTATTAAACTTTACACCACCTTGGTACTTAACTTATGtaaatttatctaataatCATATAACTGAAATGTGTGATCTAAGTAGTTTCTGGAGTATTGTTAGATTAGATTTGTCTTACAATGAAATTGAAGTTATTTTTGGACTACACAATTTAAA atatttgcAATACTTGAATATgtcttataatttaataaaatatattgaaaatttggATAATTTGAACATTAAAGAGTTAAATTTAGAAGGAAATTGTATAACATCGTATAGATATACAAAATTGGGTAGTAATATGAAAAGTTTAATCAATTTAAGGACTATTATATtaggatataataaattatctagcttaaatttcttaaaa GATGCATGCAGTTTGCGTTTCGtagatttgaaatttaataaaattatggaTCTTTTAGAAGTATCAAAGTTAAAAGGATCGATATTTGAAATAGACCTTAGAGGTAATGCATGTACAAAGTGGCCCAATTAcagaaatgtaattttattttctattccaAGTATTATGTTCATTGATGGTGTCGAAGCATCTATTACAGAAAAG ATATCTGCAGCGACTATATTTGCTCCATCATTAAGTTTGATGACTTCACGTAATATCACCAAACTGACTTTATTAGAGTATTTGAGTACTCCTAAGATAGATTCACATGTAATTGCATATGATAAAATCAGGCCACCACTATTAATATTGACCGGTCCATCtggagtaaaaaagagaaaattatctttaCATATATCACGTGTAATTCCTAATAAg ataaaatattgcaAATGGTATACTACTAAACAATCAAAAACTGGTGAAGATGAAGATAAGtcatttattttcgtaaaacgagaagattttaatgaaatagcTTGTTCTGGTAACTTTTTAGGAATCCAAGATCTGCTAGGAAATAGCTATGGATTTC ATATGAATGAAATTGCTTCTTTGATaacagaacaaaaaattgGTATAACTCCAGCAGACTTGCATACAACTATGCAAATATGCAATCgttatttaaatgttaaacCTATTTTggtaattataaatgatattactCAACACCAAAGTCAGATagagaataaatttgatatttatactTGGATCCAAGATAGTATAGGGGATTTACTTGCTATTAACATAGgcaaacatacatttgtaaaggAAGAATCCAGAAATAGTATATTGAATTTTGTCGTAACTATTATAGacgaggtaaaaaaaaaaattatatattatttactaattatatattat aTAATAAATAGTTTAGAATTACCTGGATATAGTATGTTTGTTAGACCTCAAGATTATGGAGCAACAACAactgatataatatatgaaagtaAACTTATATTACCAAAACTCATAAAAATTCAAGAACAAAATGACATATATCGACAATTCAATGACTTAAAA tatgaaaatttatagatcTTGTTAGATGAGgaatcaaatataattataaacaataaaaaacgaagaacTTTGCTCTGccattacaaaaaatatgacAAGATTTTTACTGATGATGATTCCAACGATACTATTTCTAGTGAAGATACATTACTAATTTCAGTAATTCtacattctttaaaaataattaat tttgcaagtaataatttttgtttatgtatGCAGCAATGTGAAGATAATAACATTGAAAAATCAGAAAACTTAAAACGTATGTTTGTTGAACTTGTTTTACAAACAAGGAAGATATATTTAGAACATCATGAAAAAAATCctggttttttttctcttgtggtaatatatatatatattcatcctATACAATATGTACcagtattgaaatatttaatttcgtcTAACATTCTGCAAAGGACactgatattattatattaa
- the LOC127061550 gene encoding uncharacterized protein LOC127061550 isoform X1, translating to MSEIDAKVNMSLDEIIKMEKKEKKKKANTTNGKAGPKRNRGNARGRNGLRGRGARTKRNIGTLKKEQKWQRGQNANLRGSFTKKRYNKNGGVASQNILASNQKANIRGNLNVRRGRGNRYGLTRSRSRTNLTFTKAGFFTANKTTLKRTNSVSSVRDPTSVHNRLGYQSPAQIAYRNHVKRAKQLLLQRQNQRLNFQNQFRMLQAGKSSISLQQRPLERRQQILTSQRRFTTGGLRSDQIARAQRRAQYEQKLMRINSARITPSNVNFMCTLGNDYTPNTHEHSISLAQNRNERSMSGLHQLLRGRSPITQTIQNLNMIGRSPVFGRQRSRSRSRSRSRTRNVPMSDSGTDLDDRTFSKIMYSISASLGVTGRTLNDRFSF from the exons ATGTCAGAAATTGACGCAAAAGTTAATATGTCGCTCG aTGAGATCATTAagatggagaaaaaggaaaaaaagaaaaaggctaATACAACAAATGGAAAAGCTGGTCCTAAACGCAATCGAGGGAATGCACGAGGACGAAATGGACTTAGAGGCAGAGGTGCAAGAACTAAGCGTAATATTGGCACattgaagaaagaacaaaaatggcAACGTGGCCAAAATGCTAATCTACGTGGTAGTTTTACCAAAAAACGTTATAACAAGAATGGTGGAGTTGCTTCACAAAATATACTAGCTTCGAATCAAAAAGCTAATATAAGAGGAAATTTAAATGTACGCCGTGGTCGTGGAAATCGCTATGGTTTAACTCGTAGTCGAAGTAGAACGAATTTGACTTTCACAAAAGCTGGATTTTTTACTGCTAATAAAACTACACTGAAAAGAACAAACAGCGTGAGTAGTGTGCGAGACCCAACTTCTGTTCACAATCGACTAGGATATCAAAGTCCAGCACAAATCGCTTATCGAAATCACGTTAAAAGAGCTAAGCAACTTCTCCTTCAGAGACAAAATCAACGGCTTAACTTCCAGAATCAATTTAGA aTGTTACAAGCAGGAAAATCTTCGATTTCACTACAGCAAAGACCATTGGAACGGCGTCAACAAATTTTAACATCTCAACGAAGATTTACTACTGGTGGATTACGTTCAGATCAAATTGCACGTGCTCAAAGAAGAGCTCAATATGAACAGAAACTTATGAGGATCAa CTCTGCACGAATCACACCCTCAAATGTCAATTTCATGTGCACACTAGGTAATGATTATACACCAAATACACATGAACATTCCATAAGCCTTGCACAGAACAGAAATGAAAGAAGTATGAGTGGTCTTCACCAACTGTTAAGAGGGCGTTCACCAATTACACAAACTATACAAAACTTAAACAtg ATTGGTCGATCTCCTGTATTTGGTCGACAGCGTTCTCGATCAAGATCACGCTCCCGTTCACGCACACGTAATGTTCCTATGTCTGATTCAGGAACTGATTTAGATGATCGTACTTTTAGTAAAATTATGTATAGTATATCTGCAAGTCTTGGCGTCACAGGACGAACCCTTAATGATAGATTTAGTTTTTAA
- the LOC127061550 gene encoding uncharacterized protein LOC127061550 isoform X2 encodes MEKKEKKKKANTTNGKAGPKRNRGNARGRNGLRGRGARTKRNIGTLKKEQKWQRGQNANLRGSFTKKRYNKNGGVASQNILASNQKANIRGNLNVRRGRGNRYGLTRSRSRTNLTFTKAGFFTANKTTLKRTNSVSSVRDPTSVHNRLGYQSPAQIAYRNHVKRAKQLLLQRQNQRLNFQNQFRMLQAGKSSISLQQRPLERRQQILTSQRRFTTGGLRSDQIARAQRRAQYEQKLMRINSARITPSNVNFMCTLGNDYTPNTHEHSISLAQNRNERSMSGLHQLLRGRSPITQTIQNLNMIGRSPVFGRQRSRSRSRSRSRTRNVPMSDSGTDLDDRTFSKIMYSISASLGVTGRTLNDRFSF; translated from the exons atggagaaaaaggaaaaaaagaaaaaggctaATACAACAAATGGAAAAGCTGGTCCTAAACGCAATCGAGGGAATGCACGAGGACGAAATGGACTTAGAGGCAGAGGTGCAAGAACTAAGCGTAATATTGGCACattgaagaaagaacaaaaatggcAACGTGGCCAAAATGCTAATCTACGTGGTAGTTTTACCAAAAAACGTTATAACAAGAATGGTGGAGTTGCTTCACAAAATATACTAGCTTCGAATCAAAAAGCTAATATAAGAGGAAATTTAAATGTACGCCGTGGTCGTGGAAATCGCTATGGTTTAACTCGTAGTCGAAGTAGAACGAATTTGACTTTCACAAAAGCTGGATTTTTTACTGCTAATAAAACTACACTGAAAAGAACAAACAGCGTGAGTAGTGTGCGAGACCCAACTTCTGTTCACAATCGACTAGGATATCAAAGTCCAGCACAAATCGCTTATCGAAATCACGTTAAAAGAGCTAAGCAACTTCTCCTTCAGAGACAAAATCAACGGCTTAACTTCCAGAATCAATTTAGA aTGTTACAAGCAGGAAAATCTTCGATTTCACTACAGCAAAGACCATTGGAACGGCGTCAACAAATTTTAACATCTCAACGAAGATTTACTACTGGTGGATTACGTTCAGATCAAATTGCACGTGCTCAAAGAAGAGCTCAATATGAACAGAAACTTATGAGGATCAa CTCTGCACGAATCACACCCTCAAATGTCAATTTCATGTGCACACTAGGTAATGATTATACACCAAATACACATGAACATTCCATAAGCCTTGCACAGAACAGAAATGAAAGAAGTATGAGTGGTCTTCACCAACTGTTAAGAGGGCGTTCACCAATTACACAAACTATACAAAACTTAAACAtg ATTGGTCGATCTCCTGTATTTGGTCGACAGCGTTCTCGATCAAGATCACGCTCCCGTTCACGCACACGTAATGTTCCTATGTCTGATTCAGGAACTGATTTAGATGATCGTACTTTTAGTAAAATTATGTATAGTATATCTGCAAGTCTTGGCGTCACAGGACGAACCCTTAATGATAGATTTAGTTTTTAA
- the LOC127072396 gene encoding LOW QUALITY PROTEIN: uncharacterized protein LOC127072396 (The sequence of the model RefSeq protein was modified relative to this genomic sequence to represent the inferred CDS: deleted 1 base in 1 codon), whose product MLRPSSLLVGRQILNHCNQFLKKNQLIKQQLRYLNVHENIAYTLLKEAGIPTPPFGVAKTPDEAAKIANDLKSQDLVVKAQVLTGGRGMGHFQNTDVSGVVMCESVEQVKQVSEVMIGKLLITRQTGAAGRICNSVMVTTRMYPRKEYYLSIMLETSFKGIVVIASSRGGVNIEEIAATDPGALHYEPVDINKGITEEQIKRIVLKLGVKGQGKDIITEIVHNLYELFIETDALLIEINPLAEDICGEYYALDCKCNFDDSAEFRQKELFALQDWSQKDPNEARAKKFDLNYIQLEGIVGCMVNGAGLAMATMDLINLHGVRPANFLDVGGGATKETITEAFTIITTDPKVLAIFVNIFGGIMRCDIIAEGIIAATKELKTNIPVIIRLEGTNVEKAKKIILDSKLKLIFIDDFLKAGEVIAKFATIAQLAKSLNLDVNFVLKPGGINMLLTVHYILAVIIYIGLRHVSERNVKKGGDIMAKPAFGGSLLPTFTKMATMLSRTISLAECLTRLNGSKILACKSNLKQTIRNLNVHEHISYSLLNEAGVPTPKFGVAKTPDEAAKLAANLKTKDIVLKAQVLAGGRGKGHFKDSSISGVKMCETPEEAKTLASQMLGKLLITKQTGEGGRICNAVMVTQRMFPRKEYYLAVMMERAFGGPVIIASSQGGVNIEEVAATNPSAIMYEPIDINKGITKEQADRIITKLGLENVKDYISKIIMNLYQMFLKKDALLLEVNPLAEDINGNYFALDCKCRFDDNAEFRQKELFGLRDWTQEDSKEVEAAKFDLNYIALDGNIGCMVNGAGLAMATMDIIKLHGGEPANFLDVGGGATTSAVKEAFKIITSDSRVHALLVNIFGGIMRCDVIAEGIIAATKELSLKIPVVVRLQGTNVDEAKALIANAGLKIVPIDDLDEAARVAVKLSTIVKLAQSENLSVNFEIPAIS is encoded by the exons atgtTACGTCCATCATCTTTATTAGTAGGACGACAAATTTTAAATCACTGTAATCAg ttcCTAAAAAAAAACCAGCTAATAAAACAACAATTACGATATTTGAATGTTCATGAAAATATTGCATACACTCTCCTAAAAGAAGCTGGAATTCCAACACCACCATTTGGAGTAGCTAAAACTCCTGATGAAGCTGCTAAAATAGCTAACGACCTAAAGTCACAAGATTTGGTCGTAAAAGCACAAGTACTTACCGGTGGCAGAGGGATGGGTCATTTCCAAAATACCGATGTTAGTGGAGTTGTTATGTGTGAATC tGTAGAACAAGTAAAGCAGGTATCAGAAGTTATGAttggaaaattattgattactAGACAAACAGGAGCTGCTGGAAGAATTTGTAATTCAGTAATGGTGACAACACGCATGTATCcacgaaaagaatattatcttTCAATCATGTTGGAAACTAGTTTCAAA GGAATTGTTGTAATAGCATCTAGTCGAGGTGGAGtaaatattgaagaaattgCTGCTACTGATCCTGGTGCTCTTCATTATGAACCAGTTGACATAAATAAAGGCATAACAGAAGAACAGATAAAACGTATTGTTCTAAAATTGGGTGTTAAAGGACAAGGCAAAGATATTATAACAGAAATTGTTCATAatctttatgaattatttattgaaacagATGCTCTACTAATTGAAATTAACCCACTTGCAGAAGATATTTGCGGCGAAT attATGCTTTAGattgtaaatgtaattttGATGATAGTGCTGAATTTAGACAGAAAGAATTATTTGCTCTGCAAGATTGGTCTCAAAAAGATCCCAATGAAGCACGTGCAAAAAAGTTTGACTTAAATTATATTCAGTTAGAAGGGATTGTTGGTTGTATGGTAAATGGTGCAGGTTTAGCAATGGCAACAATGGATCTTATAAATTTGCATGGTGTTAGACCAGCTAATTTTTTAGATGTAGGTGGTGGTGCTACAAAGGAAACTATTACAGAAgcatttacaataataactaCAGATCCAAAG GTTTTAGccatttttgttaatatatttggTGGTATTATGAGATGTGATATCATTGCAGAAGGAATCATTGCAGCTACTAAAGaattgaaaacaaatattCCTGTAATCATTAGATTGGAg gGGACTAATgtagaaaaagcaaaaaaaataatattagattcAAAATTGAAACTTATCTTTAtagatgattttttaaaagcaGGAGAAGTAATTGCCAAATTTGCAACTATTGCGCAACTTGCAAAATCTTTAAATTTAGATgtcaattttgtattaaaaccAGGTGgaataaa TATGTTATTAACAGTACATTATATTCTTGCAGTGATCATATATATTGGTTTACGTCACGTTTCAGAAAGAAACGTCAAGAAAGGCGGGGACATAATGGCGAAACCAGCATTTGGTGGCAGTCTATTGCCAACA TTTACCAAGATGGCTACAATGTTGTCTCGGACGATTTCACTCGCAGAGTGTCTTACCCGATTAAATGGTTCCAAG attttaGCCTGCAAAAGTAACTTAAAACAAACAATAAGAAATCTAAATGTACATGAACATATCAGTTATAGTTTACTTAATGAAGCTGGTGTACCTACTCCCAAGTTTGGTGTTGCAAAAACACCAGACGAAGCAGCAAAACTTGCAGCTAACTTGAAGACAAAAGATATTGTCTTAAAAGCTCAAGTTCTTGCAGGAGGTAGAGGAAAAGGGCACTTTAAAGATTCCAGTATTAGTGGTGTAAAGATGTGTGAAAC ACCAGAAGAAGCAAAAACACTAGCAAGTCAAATGTTAGGTAAATTACTAATTACAAAACAAACTGGTGAAGGTGGTAGAATATGTAATGCCGTCATGGTAACACAACGTATGTTTCCGcgtaaagaatattatttagcGGTAATGATGGAACGTGCCTTTGGC GGTCCTGTTATAATTGCATCTAGCCAAGGTGGAGTAAATATTGAGGAAGTAGCTGCAACAAATCCTAGTGCCATAATGTACGAACCTATTGATATCAATAAAGGTATAACCAAAGAACAGGCAGACCGTATTATCACAAAACTTGGTcttgaaaatgtaaaagattatatttcaaaaattatcatGAATCTTTATCAAATGTTCCTTAAGAAAGATGCCCTTCTTTTAGAAGTAAATCCTCTTGCTGAAGATATCAATGGAAATT atTTTGCATTAGATTGCAAATGTAGATTCGATGATAATGCCGAATTCAGACAAAAAGAACTATTTGGATTAAGAGATTGGACTCAGGAGGATTCtaaagaagtagaagcagcCAAATTTGACTTGAATTACATTGCACTCGATGGAAATATTGGTTGTATGGTTAATGGAGCTGGATTAGCTATGGCTACTatggatattattaaattacatgGAGGCGAACCTGCTAATTTTCTTGACGTTGGTGGCGGCGCAACAACCAGTGCCGTGAAAGAGGCATTTAAAATTATCACTTCTGATTCAAGA gTGCATGCTCTTTTAGTTAATATCTTTGGTGGTATTATGAGATGTGATGTTATCGCAGAGGGTATTATTGCTGCAACCAAGGAACTTAGTCTTAAAATTCCTGTTGTTGTTCGATTGCAG GGAACCAACGTTGATGAGGCTAAAGCTTTGATTGCAAATGCAGGATTAAAAATTGTTCCAATTGATGACCTTGATGAAGCTGCTCGTGTCGCAGTAAAATTATCAACCATTGTTAAACTAGCACAGTCCGAAAATCTTAGTGTCAATTTTGAGATACCCgcaatttcataa